A single region of the Streptomyces sp. NBC_01262 genome encodes:
- a CDS encoding TetR/AcrR family transcriptional regulator, which produces MTMAQRDTYTPETLLAVAVEVFIERGYDGTSMEHLSRAAGISKSSIYHHVRGKEELLQRAVGRALDGLFGILEEPAAQAGRAVERLEHVTRRTAEVLMEELPYVTLLLRVRGNTETERWAMERRREFDHRVTDLLKAAAAEGDLRDDVDLRLATRLLFGMINSIVEWYRPAHADGGLHRDEVADAVVRLAFDGLRR; this is translated from the coding sequence ATGACCATGGCACAGCGCGACACGTACACCCCCGAGACCCTGCTCGCCGTCGCCGTCGAGGTGTTCATCGAGCGCGGCTACGACGGCACCTCCATGGAGCACCTGTCGCGCGCCGCCGGGATCTCCAAGTCCTCGATCTACCACCACGTGCGCGGCAAGGAGGAACTGCTGCAGCGCGCGGTCGGCCGGGCGCTGGACGGGCTGTTCGGCATCCTGGAGGAGCCCGCTGCGCAGGCAGGGCGGGCGGTGGAGCGGCTGGAACACGTCACGCGCAGGACGGCCGAGGTGCTGATGGAGGAGCTGCCGTACGTCACGCTCCTGCTGCGCGTGCGCGGTAACACGGAGACCGAGCGGTGGGCCATGGAGCGGCGCCGGGAGTTCGATCACCGGGTGACGGATCTGCTGAAGGCGGCGGCGGCCGAGGGGGATCTGCGCGATGACGTGGATCTGCGGCTCGCGACCCGGCTGCTCTTCGGGATGATCAATTCCATAGTCGAGTGGTACCGGCCCGCGCACGCGGACGGCGGGCTCCACCGCGACGAGGTCGCGGACGCCGTGGTGCGGCTCGCCTTCGACGGGCTGCGGCGCTAG
- a CDS encoding 3-hydroxyacyl-CoA dehydrogenase — MTALERSSTIAVVGTGTMGQGIAQVALAAGHHVRLYDAAPGRAEQAERETNQRFDRLVEKGRLDAAERDAARARLAPAVRLEELAGASLVIEAILEDLGAKQQLFSALETVVRDDCLLATNTSSLSVTAVAGALRLPDRFLGLHFFNPAPLMPLVEVVSGHATDEAAATAAYETAAAWGKTPVRCTDTPGFIVNRVARPFYAEAFRLYEEGAADPATIDAVLRECGGFRMGPFELTDLIGHDVNEAVTRSVWESFFHDPKFTPSLAQRRLVESGRLGRKSGRGWYDHAQGAQRPEPRTAGPEDAPGEVTVSVGEGSPAAALLELIREAGIKVHEGHSAREYETHIELPGDGLLYLADGGVSTQEDDSDAVQFDLALDYRSATRIALAPADSARPETVRAATGLFQALGKQVSVIDDVPGLIVARTVAMLVDFAADALARGVASAADIDTAMRLGVNYPRGPLEWGDVLGPGWVYCLLQELRENYPGGRYASSGLLYRRWVTKRKLL, encoded by the coding sequence ATGACCGCACTTGAGCGCAGCAGCACGATCGCTGTCGTCGGCACCGGCACCATGGGCCAGGGCATCGCCCAGGTCGCACTCGCCGCCGGGCACCACGTGCGGCTCTACGACGCCGCTCCGGGCCGGGCCGAGCAGGCCGAGCGGGAGACGAACCAGCGCTTCGACCGGCTGGTCGAGAAGGGCCGCCTCGACGCCGCCGAACGGGATGCCGCGCGCGCCCGCCTCGCCCCCGCCGTGCGGCTGGAGGAGCTGGCCGGCGCGTCGCTCGTCATCGAGGCGATCCTGGAGGACCTCGGCGCCAAGCAGCAGCTCTTCAGCGCCCTGGAGACCGTCGTCCGCGACGACTGCCTGCTCGCCACGAACACCTCCTCCCTGTCCGTCACCGCCGTGGCCGGCGCCCTGCGCCTCCCCGACCGCTTCCTCGGCCTGCACTTCTTCAACCCCGCTCCCCTGATGCCACTGGTCGAGGTCGTCTCCGGCCACGCCACGGACGAGGCGGCGGCCACCGCCGCGTACGAGACGGCTGCCGCCTGGGGCAAGACGCCGGTGCGCTGCACCGACACCCCGGGCTTCATCGTCAACCGCGTTGCCCGGCCCTTCTACGCGGAGGCGTTCCGCCTCTATGAAGAAGGCGCGGCGGATCCCGCGACCATCGACGCCGTGCTGCGCGAGTGCGGTGGCTTCCGGATGGGGCCTTTCGAGCTGACGGATCTGATCGGCCATGACGTCAACGAGGCCGTCACCCGCTCTGTGTGGGAGTCGTTCTTCCACGACCCGAAGTTCACGCCCTCGCTTGCGCAGCGGCGCCTTGTGGAGTCGGGGCGGCTGGGCCGCAAGTCGGGGCGCGGGTGGTACGACCATGCGCAGGGCGCGCAGCGCCCGGAGCCGCGTACGGCCGGGCCGGAGGACGCGCCGGGCGAGGTCACCGTGTCGGTGGGCGAGGGCAGCCCGGCGGCCGCGCTGCTCGAACTGATCAGGGAGGCCGGGATCAAGGTCCATGAGGGACATTCGGCCAGGGAGTACGAGACCCACATCGAACTGCCGGGCGACGGGCTGCTGTATCTGGCCGACGGCGGTGTCTCGACCCAGGAGGATGATTCCGACGCCGTGCAGTTCGACCTGGCTCTCGACTACCGCTCGGCGACCCGGATCGCCCTGGCGCCGGCCGACAGTGCCCGCCCCGAGACGGTCAGGGCCGCGACCGGCCTGTTCCAGGCGCTCGGGAAGCAGGTCAGCGTGATCGACGACGTCCCTGGCCTGATCGTCGCCCGTACGGTCGCCATGCTGGTGGATTTCGCCGCGGACGCCCTGGCCAGGGGCGTCGCCTCGGCCGCCGACATCGACACCGCCATGCGGCTCGGGGTGAACTATCCGCGTGGTCCGCTTGAGTGGGGCGATGTCCTGGGCCCGGGCTGGGTGTACTGCCTGCTGCAAGAGCTGCGTGAAAACTACCCCGGTGGGCGGTACGCGTCCTCGGGGCTGCTGTACCGGCGCTGGGTCACCAAGCGGAAGCTGCTGTAA
- the paaN gene encoding phenylacetic acid degradation protein PaaN, whose product MLIERHRATLDKALEAIRTREYWSPYPEHPKAYGDGETGKAAFDALLHARLDLDQPGTDGWTGGEVSPYGIELGVEYPHPDPDILLPAMRAGIPAWRDAGPELRAAVCLEILARINARTNEFAHAVMHTSGQAFMMAFQAGGPHAQDRGLEAVAYAYAEQVRMPGSAQWVKPQGKRDPLSLRKEFKPVPRGVALVIGCNTFPTWNGYPGFFASLATGNAVLVKPHPRAVLPLALTVQAAREVLTEAGFDPNLVALAAERPGEGLAKSLAVRPEIRIIDYTGSTAFGDWLEANARQAQVFTEKAGVNTVVIDSTDDYRGLLSNLSFSLSLYSGQMCTTPQNLLIPRDGIATDAGHKSYDEVVADLSSAVSGLLGDDARANGLLGALVNPDVRSRLEAASSLGEVALASRTVPNPDFPDAVVRTPVIVKLDGAKPDDEAAYMAECFGPVSFAVAMDSAQAAVDLLRRTVREKGAMTVGAYTTSPEVERLVEEACLEESAQLSLNLTGGVYVNQTAAFSDLHGSGGNPAANAALCDGAFVASRFRVIEVRRPSSASPSGTAS is encoded by the coding sequence ATGTTGATCGAACGGCATCGCGCGACGCTCGACAAGGCCCTCGAAGCGATCCGCACTCGCGAGTACTGGTCGCCGTACCCCGAGCATCCCAAGGCCTACGGCGACGGCGAGACCGGCAAGGCCGCCTTCGACGCCCTGCTGCACGCCCGCCTGGACCTGGACCAGCCCGGCACGGACGGCTGGACCGGCGGCGAGGTGTCCCCGTACGGCATCGAGCTCGGCGTGGAGTATCCGCACCCCGATCCGGACATCCTGCTCCCGGCCATGCGCGCCGGCATCCCCGCCTGGCGGGACGCGGGCCCCGAGCTGCGGGCAGCGGTCTGCCTGGAGATCCTGGCCCGGATCAACGCGCGGACCAACGAGTTCGCGCACGCGGTGATGCACACCTCGGGCCAGGCCTTCATGATGGCCTTCCAGGCAGGCGGCCCGCATGCGCAGGACCGGGGCCTTGAGGCGGTCGCGTACGCCTACGCGGAGCAGGTCCGCATGCCCGGGTCGGCGCAGTGGGTCAAGCCGCAGGGCAAGCGGGATCCGCTGAGCCTGCGCAAGGAGTTCAAGCCCGTCCCGCGCGGCGTCGCGCTGGTGATCGGCTGCAACACCTTCCCGACCTGGAACGGCTATCCGGGCTTCTTCGCCTCCCTCGCCACGGGCAACGCCGTGCTGGTCAAGCCGCACCCCCGAGCGGTGCTCCCGCTCGCGCTCACCGTCCAGGCCGCCCGCGAGGTGCTCACCGAGGCCGGCTTCGACCCGAATCTGGTGGCCCTGGCCGCCGAGCGGCCCGGCGAGGGCCTCGCCAAGTCCCTTGCCGTGCGCCCCGAGATCCGGATCATCGACTACACCGGATCCACCGCCTTCGGCGACTGGCTGGAGGCCAACGCCCGCCAGGCACAGGTCTTCACCGAGAAGGCCGGGGTGAACACCGTCGTCATCGACTCCACCGACGACTACCGGGGCCTGCTGTCCAACCTCTCCTTCTCGCTGTCCCTGTACAGCGGCCAGATGTGCACCACCCCGCAGAACCTGCTGATCCCCCGCGACGGCATCGCCACCGACGCCGGGCACAAGTCCTACGACGAGGTCGTCGCCGACCTCTCCTCCGCCGTCAGCGGGCTGCTCGGCGACGACGCCCGGGCCAACGGCCTGCTCGGCGCCCTGGTCAACCCCGATGTGAGGTCCCGTCTGGAGGCCGCCTCCTCGCTCGGCGAAGTCGCCCTCGCCTCCCGGACCGTGCCCAACCCCGACTTCCCCGACGCCGTGGTCCGCACCCCGGTGATCGTGAAGCTGGACGGCGCCAAGCCGGACGACGAGGCCGCCTACATGGCGGAGTGCTTCGGCCCGGTGTCCTTCGCGGTCGCCATGGACTCCGCGCAGGCGGCGGTGGACCTGCTGCGCCGCACGGTGCGGGAGAAGGGCGCCATGACGGTCGGCGCGTACACGACCTCGCCCGAGGTCGAGCGGCTCGTCGAGGAGGCCTGCCTGGAGGAGTCCGCCCAGTTGTCGCTGAACCTGACGGGCGGGGTCTACGTCAACCAGACCGCCGCCTTCTCCGACCTCCACGGCTCCGGTGGCAACCCGGCGGCGAACGCGGCACTGTGCGACGGCGCCTTCGTGGCAAGCCGCTTCCGGGTCATCGAGGTCAGGCGTCCCAGTTCTGCGAGTCCCAGCGGAACAGCGTCATAG
- a CDS encoding TrmH family RNA methyltransferase, which produces MTTRNDIAGQWREHAADAVLLDGFHALKHALRFGADVPLAVATDKKAMFSLAADLAEDLTAALATSVIEVPAAVLRELVPKIHPTGVAALAVRPSERANRETLSRLPRTAPVVVLDNPRNLGNVGAVVRLAAGFGATGVVTTGDLDPWHSNAVRAGAGLHYATAVERLEQTEGRTELPPGPVFALDPEGEDIRALAIPDDALIVFGSERHGISSELRDRADRLVALPMRPLVSSYNLATSVAMTLFRWDSQNWDA; this is translated from the coding sequence GTGACCACCAGGAACGACATCGCCGGGCAATGGCGCGAGCACGCCGCCGACGCCGTGCTGCTCGACGGCTTCCACGCGCTGAAGCACGCGCTGCGCTTCGGCGCCGATGTGCCGCTCGCGGTGGCCACCGACAAGAAGGCCATGTTCAGCCTCGCGGCCGACCTGGCGGAGGATCTCACCGCGGCCCTGGCCACCTCTGTGATCGAGGTCCCGGCCGCGGTCCTACGGGAGCTGGTGCCCAAGATCCACCCGACGGGCGTGGCCGCGCTGGCGGTCCGTCCGAGCGAGCGGGCAAACCGGGAGACGCTGTCCCGGCTTCCCCGGACCGCGCCGGTCGTCGTCCTCGACAACCCCCGCAACCTGGGCAATGTCGGGGCCGTGGTCCGGCTCGCCGCCGGATTCGGCGCGACGGGCGTGGTCACCACCGGAGACCTGGACCCCTGGCACTCCAACGCGGTACGGGCCGGGGCCGGGCTGCACTACGCCACGGCCGTGGAACGGCTGGAGCAGACCGAGGGCCGCACCGAGCTGCCGCCCGGCCCGGTGTTCGCCCTCGATCCCGAGGGCGAGGACATCCGGGCCCTCGCCATCCCCGACGACGCGCTCATCGTCTTCGGCTCCGAGCGGCACGGCATCTCGTCAGAGCTGCGCGACCGGGCCGACCGGCTGGTCGCGCTGCCCATGCGGCCCCTGGTCTCCAGCTACAACCTCGCCACCAGCGTGGCTATGACGCTGTTCCGCTGGGACTCGCAGAACTGGGACGCCTGA
- a CDS encoding HTTM domain-containing protein — MVARGPGPGRGPRPGPGPGGRLVSGQQGVPSPFTGLAAATGDAIARGLSRLTRTAVGPYQTAVVRIGFSLTWLLFLLREWPYRQEIYGPDGVWSWDMAHQLIADNHAFSVLMWTRDGLWFELVYAAAILASVMLLLGWRTRTASLLFMIGVLSLQNRSVFIGDGGDNVIHLMAIYLVLTRCGQVWSLDSRRRARSTEEDFQDRTGVLLWSVLGAALLQVTGLGLLSWGWAVVFWGFWLCQAAWWAAKRYAPGEPRTVLDVFANLAHNAALLVIIVEVCLIYATAGWYKIQGSRWQDGTALYYPLHLDDFTPWPALSHAMASSGLMVMAIGYGTVIVQVAFPFTLFNRRLKNVLLAVMMIEHASIAIVLGLPFFSLAMITADAVFLPTGFLVWAGDRLVRLVRRRRRQEPTGEPTEEPAVELPGQSSEPAPSNLML; from the coding sequence GTGGTGGCCCGTGGACCAGGACCAGGACGGGGACCAAGGCCAGGACCAGGACCAGGAGGACGGCTCGTGAGCGGGCAGCAGGGTGTCCCGTCCCCCTTCACCGGCCTGGCGGCCGCCACCGGCGACGCGATCGCCCGGGGCCTGTCCCGCCTCACCCGCACCGCCGTCGGGCCGTACCAGACGGCGGTCGTCCGGATCGGCTTCTCGCTGACCTGGCTGCTGTTCCTGCTGCGCGAGTGGCCGTACCGCCAGGAGATCTACGGGCCGGACGGCGTATGGAGCTGGGACATGGCCCACCAGCTCATCGCCGACAACCACGCCTTCTCGGTCCTGATGTGGACGCGCGACGGACTGTGGTTCGAGCTCGTCTACGCCGCCGCCATCCTCGCCTCCGTCATGCTGCTGCTCGGCTGGCGGACCCGCACCGCGTCACTGCTGTTCATGATCGGCGTTCTGTCCCTGCAGAACCGCAGCGTCTTCATCGGGGACGGCGGCGACAACGTCATCCACCTCATGGCGATCTATCTCGTCCTGACCCGCTGCGGCCAGGTCTGGTCCCTGGACTCCCGGCGCCGGGCGCGGAGCACCGAGGAGGACTTCCAGGACCGAACCGGGGTGCTGCTCTGGTCGGTGCTGGGCGCCGCGCTGCTCCAGGTCACCGGGCTGGGGCTGCTGAGCTGGGGCTGGGCGGTCGTCTTCTGGGGTTTCTGGCTCTGCCAGGCCGCCTGGTGGGCTGCGAAGCGGTACGCGCCCGGCGAGCCCCGGACCGTGCTGGACGTCTTCGCCAATCTCGCGCACAACGCCGCCCTGCTGGTGATCATCGTCGAGGTGTGCCTGATCTACGCCACCGCCGGCTGGTACAAGATCCAGGGCAGCCGCTGGCAGGACGGCACCGCGCTCTACTACCCGCTCCACCTGGACGACTTCACGCCCTGGCCCGCCCTGTCCCACGCCATGGCGAGCAGCGGGCTGATGGTCATGGCCATCGGCTACGGCACGGTGATCGTGCAGGTCGCGTTCCCCTTCACGCTGTTCAACCGCCGACTGAAGAACGTGCTGCTCGCGGTGATGATGATCGAGCACGCCTCGATCGCGATCGTCCTCGGACTGCCCTTCTTCTCGCTCGCCATGATCACCGCCGACGCGGTCTTCCTGCCGACCGGCTTCCTGGTGTGGGCCGGTGACCGGCTCGTGCGCCTTGTACGGCGACGGCGGCGGCAGGAACCGACCGGGGAGCCGACCGAGGAGCCGGCGGTGGAGCTGCCCGGGCAGAGCAGCGAGCCGGCGCCCTCTAACCTCATGCTGTGA